A single region of the Devosia sp. FJ2-5-3 genome encodes:
- a CDS encoding alpha-E domain-containing protein, which produces MLLGRTANGLFWMHRYIERAENMARIVDAGLRMALTRTSNASEEWSSVVLSAGAMHGYQGKYDQYSAGNVADFLLRDPDNPSSVIASIEAARFNARMVRTALTRDAWEAVNEAWMALKTALDCPLQESELPRLLDAIKRETSLIRGAFHGTMLRNEIFNFARIGTFIERADNTSRILDVKYYVLLPAMSYVGGTMDNYQWESILRSVSAHRSYRWVYDSQYNPTHIADYLMLNGRMPRSLHFCYRNIVENLDFLAEDYGLRHGCHEQASRTLASIRGKQIEDVFDHGLHEFLTDFISQNNRLGASIAHAYNFD; this is translated from the coding sequence ATGCTCTTGGGGCGCACCGCCAATGGCCTGTTCTGGATGCATCGCTATATCGAGCGGGCCGAAAACATGGCGCGCATCGTCGATGCCGGCCTGCGCATGGCCCTCACGCGCACGTCCAATGCGTCGGAGGAATGGTCCTCTGTGGTCCTCTCCGCCGGCGCCATGCACGGCTATCAAGGCAAATATGATCAGTATTCGGCCGGCAATGTCGCCGACTTCCTGCTGCGTGATCCCGACAATCCCTCCAGCGTCATTGCCTCCATCGAAGCCGCGCGCTTCAATGCCCGCATGGTTCGCACCGCGCTGACCCGCGATGCCTGGGAGGCCGTGAACGAAGCCTGGATGGCGCTCAAGACTGCGCTCGACTGCCCCTTGCAGGAAAGCGAGCTGCCGCGCCTCCTCGACGCCATCAAGCGCGAAACCTCGCTCATTCGCGGCGCCTTCCATGGCACCATGCTGCGCAACGAGATCTTCAATTTCGCGCGCATCGGCACCTTTATCGAACGGGCGGACAACACTTCGCGCATTCTCGACGTTAAATATTACGTCCTCCTGCCGGCCATGTCCTATGTCGGCGGCACAATGGACAATTATCAGTGGGAGTCGATCCTGCGCTCCGTCTCCGCCCATCGCTCCTATCGCTGGGTCTATGACAGCCAGTACAATCCTACCCACATCGCCGACTATCTCATGCTCAACGGGCGCATGCCGCGCTCGCTGCACTTCTGCTATCGCAATATCGTCGAAAATCTCGATTTTCTGGCCGAGGACTATGGCCTGCGCCATGGCTGTCACGAACAGGCTTCCCGCACGCTGGCGAGCATTCGCGGCAAGCAGATCGAGGATGTGTTCGACCATGGCCTGCACGAATTCCTGACCGACTTTATCTCCCAGAACAACAGGCTGGGTGCTTCCATCGCCCATGCCTACAACTTCGATTGA
- a CDS encoding ABC-F family ATP-binding cassette domain-containing protein encodes MIRLENIAKQNGKQIVFIDASAALQKGEKVGLVGPNGAGKSTLFRMIAGEELPDEGQVSVDRGVTIGYFDQDVGEMSGRPAVVEVMEGVGPIAALTAEMAELEAAMADPDKADEMDAIIERYGDVQAQFQELDGYALDARAREVLDGLGFSQEMMDGDVGALSGGWKMRVALAKILLKRPDALLLDEPSNHLDIESLIWLEDFLRSYEGALLMTSHDRAFMDRIVNKIIEIDAGTLTAYSGDYEFYQQQRALSDKNQQAQFERQQAMLAKEIAFIERFKARASHAAQVQSRVKKLDKIDKVEMPKTRQTVVFEFRPAPRSGEDVAILKNVHKRYGNKTIYEGLDFHVRRRERWCIMGVNGAGKSTLLKLIAGGADPDTGTVNIGPSVKMGYFAQHAMDVLDGDRTIFQTLEDNFPQAGQAPLRALAGCFGFSGDDIEKKCRVLSGGEKARLVMAILLFDPPNFLVLDEPTNHLDIATKEMLIEALKDYAGTMLFVSHDRHFLAALSNRVLELTPDGVHVYGGGYSEYVQSTGQEAPGLRH; translated from the coding sequence ATGATCCGCCTTGAAAACATCGCCAAGCAGAACGGCAAGCAGATCGTCTTCATCGACGCGTCCGCTGCGCTGCAAAAGGGCGAGAAGGTGGGGCTGGTCGGGCCCAATGGCGCGGGCAAGTCGACGCTGTTCCGCATGATCGCCGGCGAGGAACTGCCCGATGAGGGCCAGGTCTCCGTCGATCGCGGCGTCACCATCGGCTATTTCGACCAGGATGTGGGCGAAATGTCGGGACGCCCTGCCGTTGTGGAAGTGATGGAAGGCGTCGGCCCCATCGCCGCGCTGACCGCCGAAATGGCCGAGCTGGAAGCGGCCATGGCCGATCCTGACAAGGCCGACGAGATGGACGCCATCATCGAACGCTATGGCGATGTGCAGGCCCAGTTCCAGGAGCTGGATGGCTATGCCCTCGACGCCCGGGCCCGCGAAGTGCTCGATGGACTGGGCTTTTCCCAGGAAATGATGGACGGCGATGTCGGCGCCCTGTCAGGCGGCTGGAAGATGAGGGTGGCGCTAGCCAAAATCCTTCTCAAGCGCCCGGACGCCCTGCTGCTCGACGAACCGAGCAACCATCTCGATATCGAAAGCCTGATCTGGCTCGAGGATTTTCTCAGAAGCTATGAGGGCGCGCTGTTGATGACTTCGCACGATCGCGCCTTCATGGACCGGATCGTCAACAAGATCATCGAGATCGATGCCGGCACGCTCACCGCCTATTCGGGCGACTACGAATTTTACCAGCAGCAGCGGGCGCTCTCCGACAAGAACCAGCAGGCCCAGTTCGAACGTCAGCAGGCCATGCTGGCCAAGGAAATCGCCTTTATCGAGCGCTTCAAGGCGCGCGCCAGCCATGCCGCTCAGGTGCAGAGCCGGGTGAAAAAGCTCGACAAGATCGACAAGGTCGAAATGCCCAAGACCCGCCAGACCGTGGTCTTCGAATTCCGCCCTGCCCCACGCTCGGGCGAGGACGTGGCCATCCTCAAGAACGTGCACAAGCGCTATGGCAACAAGACCATCTATGAAGGGCTCGACTTCCATGTGCGCCGCCGCGAGCGCTGGTGCATCATGGGCGTCAACGGGGCGGGCAAATCCACTCTGCTCAAGCTGATCGCCGGAGGGGCCGACCCCGACACGGGGACGGTCAATATCGGGCCGAGCGTCAAGATGGGCTATTTCGCCCAGCACGCCATGGACGTGCTCGATGGCGACCGCACCATTTTCCAGACGCTGGAAGACAATTTCCCGCAGGCCGGACAGGCTCCGCTGCGCGCCCTCGCCGGATGCTTCGGCTTTTCAGGCGACGATATCGAAAAGAAATGCCGGGTGCTCTCGGGCGGCGAGAAGGCCCGGCTGGTGATGGCCATCCTGTTGTTCGATCCGCCGAACTTCCTCGTGCTCGACGAGCCCACCAACCATCTCGACATCGCCACCAAGGAAATGCTGATCGAGGCGCTCAAGGACTATGCGGGCACCATGCTGTTCGTTTCGCACGACCGCCATTTCCTCGCCGCCCTCTCCAACCGCGTGCTGGAGCTGACCCCGGACGGGGTGCATGTCTATGGCGGCGGCTACAGCGAATATGTGCAGTCGACTGGGCAGGAAGCGCCCGGCCTGCGCCACTGA
- a CDS encoding DUF2322 family protein yields the protein MIAPGASFKDNLQQLPTIDGVKRIDLIDGAGTVVASIENQPGKQGSFAVYQYLRQEFGTLDAAAADHGLALFAEHTADAQSRPGAHPNIDRLLAIASGGPALDMVVVRAD from the coding sequence ATGATTGCCCCAGGCGCATCCTTCAAGGACAATCTGCAACAGCTTCCGACCATCGATGGCGTCAAGCGGATCGATCTGATCGACGGCGCCGGCACTGTCGTCGCCAGCATCGAAAACCAGCCCGGCAAGCAGGGCTCGTTCGCTGTGTACCAGTATCTGCGCCAGGAATTCGGGACGCTGGACGCTGCAGCCGCCGACCATGGCCTCGCCCTCTTCGCCGAACACACTGCCGACGCACAGAGCCGTCCGGGCGCCCACCCCAATATCGACCGCCTGCTCGCCATCGCATCGGGTGGTCCGGCGCTCGACATGGTGGTGGTCCGCGCCGACTGA
- a CDS encoding proteasome-type protease, with translation MTYCVGLRTAGGLIFMSDTRTNAGLDNISTFPKMRTWEVPGERVIVLLSAGNLATTQAVISLLDERSKAVAERHSSLLDTPSMFQTARLIGDVVKEVIAQAAPAGQTADAFGASFILGGQIKGGEPRLFYIYPEGNFIECSADTPFFQIGEHKYGKPILIRAYDPEMSMADAVKLLLVSFDSTLKSNLSVGLPLDMQIYAANSLHLGARRRFERDDPYYLAVSDGWSNALKSAFTSLPSLED, from the coding sequence ATGACGTATTGCGTTGGATTGAGGACTGCCGGCGGGCTTATCTTCATGTCCGATACCCGCACCAATGCGGGCCTCGACAATATTTCCACCTTCCCCAAGATGCGGACGTGGGAAGTGCCGGGCGAGCGCGTCATCGTGCTGCTCTCCGCTGGTAATCTGGCGACGACGCAGGCCGTCATAAGCCTCCTCGACGAACGCTCCAAGGCCGTTGCCGAGCGCCATTCCTCGCTGCTCGACACGCCGTCCATGTTCCAGACGGCCCGCCTCATCGGCGATGTGGTCAAGGAAGTGATCGCCCAGGCCGCGCCGGCCGGGCAGACCGCCGATGCCTTCGGGGCGAGTTTCATTCTCGGTGGCCAGATCAAGGGTGGCGAGCCGCGTCTGTTCTATATCTATCCCGAGGGCAATTTCATCGAGTGCTCGGCGGATACGCCCTTCTTCCAGATCGGCGAGCACAAATATGGCAAGCCCATCCTGATCCGCGCCTACGACCCCGAGATGAGCATGGCGGACGCGGTAAAACTGCTCCTCGTCTCGTTCGATTCCACGCTCAAATCCAATCTCTCGGTCGGCCTGCCGCTCGACATGCAGATCTATGCGGCCAACAGCCTTCACCTTGGCGCCCGACGCCGCTTCGAGCGCGACGATCCCTATTATCTCGCCGTATCCGACGGTTGGTCCAACGCGCTGAAGTCCGCCTTCACCAGCCTTCCCTCGCTGGAAGACTGA
- the pcaF gene encoding 3-oxoadipyl-CoA thiolase: MAEAYICAYKRTPIGRFGGSLSSVRPDDLGAIPLRALMAEQTGVDWDAVDDVIFGNANQAGEDNRNVARMSSLLAGLPVGVTGTTINRLCGSGMDAVIAAARAIKAGEAELMIAGGTESMSRAPFVMPKADTAFSRNAEIYDTTIGWRFVNPAMKAQYGVDSMPETGENVAQDFAVSREAQDAFAVRSQEKAVAAQKNGRLAQEIVPVTIPQKKGEAVIVETDEHPRAGTTIETLSKLRPLFPNGSVTAGNASGVNDGAAALIIASEAAVKKYGLTPIARILGGATAGVPPRIMGMGPAPASKKLFERLGLNAADFDVIELNEAFASQGIAVLRDLGIAEDDPRVNPNGGAIALGHPLGMSGARITGTAALELALGGGKRALATMCIGVGQGIAVGLERV; this comes from the coding sequence ATGGCTGAAGCCTATATTTGCGCCTATAAGCGCACCCCCATTGGCCGCTTTGGCGGCTCTCTTTCCTCTGTCCGCCCTGACGATCTCGGTGCCATTCCGCTGCGCGCGCTCATGGCCGAACAGACCGGTGTCGATTGGGACGCTGTCGACGACGTCATCTTCGGCAATGCCAATCAGGCCGGCGAGGACAATCGCAATGTGGCGCGCATGAGCAGCCTGCTCGCGGGCCTACCCGTGGGCGTGACCGGCACGACCATCAACCGCCTCTGCGGCTCGGGCATGGATGCGGTGATCGCGGCCGCGCGCGCCATCAAGGCGGGCGAGGCGGAACTGATGATCGCCGGCGGGACCGAATCCATGTCGCGCGCGCCCTTCGTCATGCCCAAGGCGGATACCGCCTTTTCCCGCAATGCCGAGATTTATGACACGACCATCGGCTGGCGTTTCGTCAACCCGGCCATGAAGGCGCAATATGGCGTCGATTCCATGCCCGAGACCGGCGAAAACGTGGCTCAGGATTTTGCCGTGTCGCGTGAGGCCCAGGACGCCTTCGCCGTCCGCAGCCAGGAAAAGGCCGTGGCGGCGCAAAAAAATGGCCGACTGGCGCAGGAAATCGTTCCGGTGACCATTCCGCAGAAAAAGGGCGAGGCGGTGATCGTCGAGACCGACGAGCATCCGCGCGCGGGCACGACGATAGAAACGCTGTCCAAGCTGCGCCCGCTGTTTCCCAATGGCAGTGTGACCGCCGGCAATGCTTCGGGCGTCAATGATGGCGCGGCCGCGCTCATCATCGCCTCGGAAGCGGCCGTGAAAAAATATGGCCTCACCCCCATTGCCCGCATTTTGGGGGGCGCCACGGCCGGTGTGCCGCCCCGCATCATGGGCATGGGCCCTGCTCCCGCCTCGAAGAAACTCTTCGAGCGTCTGGGTCTGAATGCCGCCGATTTCGACGTGATCGAGCTCAATGAAGCCTTCGCCAGCCAGGGGATCGCGGTGTTGCGCGATCTTGGCATCGCCGAGGACGATCCGCGCGTGAACCCCAATGGCGGGGCCATTGCGCTGGGCCATCCGCTGGGCATGAGCGGGGCGCGCATCACCGGGACAGCGGCGCTGGAATTGGCGCTCGGCGGCGGCAAGCGTGCGCTGGCGACCATGTGTATTGGTGTTGGCCAGGGCATTGCTGTGGGGCTCGAGCGGGTTTAG
- a CDS encoding IclR family transcriptional regulator C-terminal domain-containing protein yields the protein MAILERDIMGGLGKGLLVIETFTATRPRQSISEVAEASGLDRATARRCLLTLAHMGYADYDGKYFTLTPRVLRLGTACLATMPLPQLVQPLLDKLSEELGESSSVSILDGPEIVYVARAAQRKVMSIALMPGSRLPAFCTSMGRVMLAAMPPEAARGLLGAGPLVARTRFTQTDIDTLMAELVLVREQGFAVIDQEVELGLRSIAVPLLNARGSVVAALNVGVAAGQVALEELAPRFLGALPGVQAEVRAMLR from the coding sequence ATGGCTATTCTGGAGCGCGACATCATGGGCGGGCTGGGCAAGGGTCTGCTGGTCATCGAGACCTTCACCGCCACCCGCCCGCGCCAGTCGATCAGCGAAGTCGCCGAAGCGTCCGGCCTTGATCGAGCGACCGCTCGCCGGTGCCTCCTCACCCTCGCGCATATGGGATACGCCGATTATGACGGGAAATATTTCACCCTGACGCCGCGCGTGCTGCGGCTGGGCACGGCGTGCCTTGCCACCATGCCGCTGCCGCAACTGGTCCAGCCGCTGCTCGACAAGCTCTCCGAGGAATTGGGGGAGAGCTCCTCGGTCTCGATCCTCGATGGGCCGGAAATCGTCTATGTCGCGCGCGCCGCACAGCGCAAGGTCATGTCCATCGCGCTGATGCCGGGTTCGCGCCTGCCGGCCTTCTGCACCTCTATGGGGCGGGTCATGTTGGCTGCGATGCCTCCCGAAGCTGCTCGCGGCCTTCTCGGGGCAGGCCCGCTGGTCGCCCGCACGCGCTTCACCCAGACCGACATCGACACCTTGATGGCCGAACTTGTCCTTGTGCGCGAGCAGGGATTTGCGGTCATCGACCAGGAGGTCGAGTTGGGCCTCCGCTCCATCGCAGTGCCATTGCTCAACGCCCGGGGCAGTGTCGTTGCCGCGCTCAATGTGGGCGTGGCCGCGGGCCAGGTGGCCCTTGAGGAGTTGGCGCCCAGATTTCTCGGCGCGCTTCCGGGCGTGCAGGCCGAAGTTCGGGCCATGTTGCGCTAG
- the murB gene encoding UDP-N-acetylmuramate dehydrogenase translates to MPQRLAIVLPPNSDQCPDMTEQTLSLIPDFDLSARNTLALKARSRFGLVLDAPDQVPAAFALAEKRGLGLRILGGGSNVVLSPEFEGITALVAIKGRSIREETDEHVLVEAAAGENWNDLVAYTVKAGFGGIENLALIPGTVGAAPVQNIGAYGAEIADVFESLTAYDSATGEVVEFSRQDCGFAYRDSVFKQQAGRFVVLSLRLRLPKPWQPNLGFAGLSELAGRDDLTPGLVMDRVIALRQSKLPDWRVTPNAGSFFQNPVVAPSQVEPILAEFPNAPKYPQADGKLKLSAGWLIEQAGLKGFTLGPAGISERHALVVVNHGGASADDISALASHIKATIRARFGVELHQEPVLL, encoded by the coding sequence ATGCCCCAGAGGCTTGCCATTGTGTTGCCGCCCAACTCCGATCAATGTCCCGACATGACCGAGCAGACCCTTTCCCTGATTCCCGATTTCGACCTTTCGGCGCGCAATACTTTGGCCCTTAAAGCCCGCTCACGCTTCGGCCTTGTGCTGGATGCGCCCGACCAGGTCCCGGCTGCCTTTGCCCTGGCGGAAAAGCGCGGCCTCGGCCTGCGCATTCTCGGCGGCGGCAGCAATGTCGTGCTTTCGCCCGAGTTCGAGGGGATCACGGCTCTTGTCGCGATCAAGGGTCGCTCCATCCGCGAAGAAACCGACGAACACGTTCTGGTCGAGGCGGCGGCAGGGGAAAACTGGAACGATCTTGTCGCCTACACGGTCAAGGCCGGGTTCGGCGGCATCGAGAACCTCGCCCTCATCCCAGGCACGGTCGGCGCGGCCCCGGTGCAGAATATCGGCGCTTATGGCGCCGAAATCGCCGATGTCTTTGAGAGCCTTACCGCCTATGACAGCGCGACCGGGGAAGTCGTCGAATTTTCGCGACAGGATTGCGGCTTTGCCTATCGCGACAGCGTCTTCAAGCAGCAGGCCGGGCGCTTCGTCGTGCTATCGCTGCGCCTGCGCCTGCCCAAGCCATGGCAGCCCAATCTGGGTTTTGCCGGACTTTCCGAGCTGGCCGGACGAGACGACCTCACCCCTGGCCTGGTGATGGACCGGGTCATCGCCCTGCGCCAGTCCAAGCTGCCCGATTGGCGCGTCACGCCAAATGCAGGCTCCTTTTTCCAGAACCCTGTCGTTGCGCCATCGCAGGTGGAGCCGATCCTTGCCGAATTCCCCAATGCGCCGAAATATCCGCAAGCCGATGGAAAGCTGAAACTCTCCGCGGGCTGGCTGATCGAGCAGGCTGGCCTGAAAGGATTTACCCTGGGCCCGGCCGGCATTTCCGAACGCCATGCCCTCGTGGTGGTCAACCATGGCGGTGCAAGCGCCGACGATATTTCCGCACTCGCCAGCCACATCAAGGCGACGATCAGGGCCCGGTTCGGCGTCGAACTCCATCAGGAGCCGGTGCTGCTTTAG
- a CDS encoding transglutaminase family protein, which translates to MLLSISHTSTYRYDAPVAYAVQRLRLWPTSSTVQTVHDWRLDVAGAQSELSYNDAFGNRTELLRSTPQTAEIIIHAVGQVETRDTAGVSGPGSGVPPLWTYHRQTGLTEPGEAIRQLAAPLSGIANRLDLLHRLSGDITARVAYIPDTTDVATPAEAALASGSGVCQDHAHIFLSAARLLGVPARYVSGYLLIEGRTEQTATHAWAEAYVDDLGWVGFDIANGVAPDEKYVRIACGLDYGQAAPITGLRSGSSTESLAVALNVEQ; encoded by the coding sequence GTGCTGCTATCCATCAGTCACACATCGACCTATCGCTATGACGCCCCGGTGGCCTATGCCGTGCAGCGCCTGCGGCTCTGGCCCACCAGTTCAACCGTTCAGACCGTGCATGATTGGCGGCTCGACGTGGCCGGGGCGCAGTCCGAGCTCAGCTATAATGACGCGTTCGGCAATCGCACCGAACTCCTGCGCTCGACGCCACAGACCGCCGAAATCATCATTCACGCCGTGGGGCAGGTGGAAACCCGCGATACCGCCGGTGTCTCCGGGCCCGGGAGCGGGGTGCCACCGCTTTGGACCTATCACCGCCAGACGGGCCTGACCGAGCCGGGCGAAGCCATCAGGCAATTGGCCGCGCCACTTTCCGGCATCGCCAACCGGCTCGATCTCCTCCACAGGCTGTCCGGCGATATCACGGCCCGCGTCGCCTATATTCCCGACACGACCGACGTGGCCACACCGGCCGAAGCGGCGCTCGCCAGCGGCAGCGGCGTCTGCCAGGATCATGCCCATATCTTCCTCTCCGCGGCGCGCCTGCTCGGCGTTCCGGCGCGCTATGTCTCGGGCTATCTCCTCATCGAGGGGCGCACCGAACAGACCGCAACCCATGCTTGGGCCGAGGCCTATGTGGACGATCTGGGCTGGGTCGGGTTCGATATTGCCAATGGCGTCGCGCCCGACGAAAAATACGTGCGGATCGCGTGCGGTCTCGACTATGGCCAGGCCGCGCCGATCACCGGATTGCGGAGTGGATCGTCTACCGAGTCGCTTGCCGTTGCCCTTAATGTGGAGCAGTAA
- a CDS encoding 3-oxoacid CoA-transferase subunit B — MSATKLSNAQIAWRAAQDIEDGAYVNLGIGFPEMVAKFQPPGRQAIFHTENGVLNFGESPAEGEEDWDLINAGKKAITLKPGAVFFHHADSFAMVRGGHLDVAILGAYEVAENGDLANWSTGPKGVPAVGGAMDLVHGAKRVAVITDHVTKDGKPKLVKRCTLPLTGVGCVTRVYTSLAVIDIEDGRFVLREKLAGMNVEDLQAVTGAELVLPETIGDLVAAEV; from the coding sequence ATGAGCGCGACTAAGCTTTCCAACGCCCAGATCGCCTGGCGCGCAGCCCAGGACATTGAAGACGGCGCCTATGTGAACCTCGGCATCGGCTTTCCCGAAATGGTGGCGAAGTTCCAGCCGCCCGGGCGCCAGGCCATTTTTCACACCGAGAACGGCGTGCTCAATTTCGGTGAAAGCCCCGCCGAGGGCGAAGAGGACTGGGACCTTATCAATGCCGGCAAGAAGGCGATCACGCTCAAACCCGGCGCCGTCTTTTTCCACCATGCCGACAGCTTTGCCATGGTGCGCGGCGGGCATCTCGATGTAGCGATCCTCGGCGCCTATGAAGTCGCCGAAAACGGCGATCTCGCCAATTGGTCGACCGGTCCCAAGGGCGTGCCGGCCGTTGGCGGCGCCATGGATCTGGTGCACGGCGCCAAGCGCGTCGCGGTGATCACCGACCACGTGACCAAGGACGGCAAGCCGAAACTCGTCAAGCGCTGCACCCTGCCGCTGACCGGCGTGGGCTGCGTGACCCGCGTCTATACCAGCCTTGCCGTGATCGACATCGAGGATGGCCGCTTCGTGCTGCGCGAGAAGCTGGCAGGCATGAATGTCGAGGATTTGCAGGCCGTGACCGGCGCCGAACTGGTGCTGCCCGAAACGATTGGCGACCTTGTCGCCGCAGAGGTCTGA
- a CDS encoding 3-oxoacid CoA-transferase subunit A yields the protein MDKSVPDLATAVAGIEDGMVLMVGGFGGSGAPIELIHALIDRFKATGSPKNLTVVNNNAGNGRIGIAAMIDAGMVKKMVCSFPRSADPRAFTEKYLAGEIELELVPQGTLAERIRAGGAGIPAFYTPASYGTDVAKGKPVGEFDGKHYVQERWLKADAALIKAELADTMGNLTYRKAARNFSPLMAAAAKVTIVQATKVVAPGEIDPEHVVTPGIFVNRIVEVADARQEEALMREGVAYS from the coding sequence ATGGACAAGAGTGTTCCCGATCTCGCCACCGCCGTGGCCGGGATCGAAGATGGCATGGTGCTGATGGTGGGCGGATTTGGCGGCTCTGGCGCGCCGATCGAGCTCATCCACGCACTGATCGACCGGTTCAAGGCCACTGGCAGCCCCAAGAATCTGACTGTCGTTAACAATAATGCCGGCAATGGCCGCATCGGCATTGCCGCCATGATCGATGCGGGCATGGTCAAGAAGATGGTCTGCTCGTTCCCGCGCTCGGCCGATCCGCGCGCCTTCACCGAAAAATATCTCGCCGGGGAAATCGAGCTCGAGCTGGTGCCCCAGGGCACGCTGGCCGAGCGCATCCGCGCCGGTGGCGCCGGCATTCCGGCCTTCTACACCCCCGCGAGCTATGGCACCGACGTCGCCAAGGGCAAGCCTGTGGGCGAATTCGACGGCAAGCACTATGTGCAGGAACGCTGGCTCAAGGCCGACGCTGCGCTGATCAAGGCAGAGCTGGCCGACACCATGGGCAATCTCACCTATCGCAAGGCAGCGCGCAATTTCTCGCCCCTGATGGCGGCAGCGGCCAAGGTGACCATCGTGCAGGCCACCAAGGTGGTTGCGCCGGGCGAAATCGACCCAGAGCACGTCGTTACCCCCGGCATTTTCGTCAACCGGATCGTTGAAGTGGCAGACGCCAGGCAGGAAGAGGCGCTGATGCGCGAAGGAGTGGCCTATTCATGA
- a CDS encoding DUF4214 domain-containing protein, with protein sequence MATQTMTIGDLKGFIDLSKSMVGGLTITSFDALFNKIEELLRSFNQWTPELEANLKLARAELNANPQLFEMGKAEFISSVDALLAKYPPSTLLSDIPELGGAGGGGSTGNPVVVSIGDIDIARIQKVFAEITAKYDPVTKIVTVEGASYSYKAPNIERLQFNDGILAFDIDGAPGQMVRLYKAAFNRDPDDAGLGFWIRHQDDRIADLKAVAAGFMGSAEFAALYGTEATVSNSAFVGLLYTNALGREKDQAGFDFWVGQLESGQYSRQDMLLFFADSAENKATTAPGMADGIWYV encoded by the coding sequence TTGGCAACACAAACCATGACGATCGGCGATCTGAAGGGATTTATCGATCTGTCCAAATCCATGGTCGGTGGCCTGACCATCACCAGCTTCGACGCGCTCTTCAACAAGATCGAAGAATTGCTGCGCAGTTTTAACCAATGGACGCCCGAGCTTGAGGCCAATCTGAAACTGGCCCGCGCCGAGCTGAATGCCAATCCGCAGCTCTTCGAGATGGGCAAGGCGGAATTCATCTCTTCGGTCGACGCGCTGCTCGCCAAATATCCCCCATCGACGCTGCTGAGTGACATTCCCGAACTGGGCGGGGCGGGTGGTGGCGGCAGCACGGGCAATCCGGTGGTGGTATCGATCGGCGACATCGACATCGCCCGCATTCAAAAGGTCTTTGCCGAAATTACCGCAAAATACGACCCGGTCACCAAGATCGTGACGGTTGAAGGGGCCAGCTACAGCTACAAGGCACCCAATATCGAGCGCCTGCAATTCAATGACGGCATCCTGGCCTTTGATATCGACGGGGCGCCGGGCCAGATGGTGCGGCTCTACAAGGCCGCGTTCAACCGCGATCCTGATGATGCCGGTCTCGGCTTCTGGATCCGCCACCAGGATGACCGCATTGCCGATCTCAAGGCAGTTGCTGCCGGCTTCATGGGATCGGCGGAGTTTGCTGCGCTCTACGGAACAGAAGCGACGGTCAGCAACAGCGCCTTCGTGGGCCTGCTCTATACCAATGCGCTTGGCCGCGAGAAGGATCAGGCCGGATTTGATTTCTGGGTGGGCCAGCTCGAAAGCGGCCAGTATTCGCGACAGGACATGCTGCTGTTTTTCGCGGACAGCGCGGAGAACAAGGCAACCACCGCGCCTGGTATGGCGGATGGAATCTGGTACGTTTGA
- a CDS encoding helix-turn-helix transcriptional regulator: MYTHPQFGQSTAEIQMLRQQAGRWLRALRERAGMSQRELAKAVGFEYYTFISQLEGGRGRLPPAQYLAFAEALDIPLHDFVKTLMRYYDPITYYALFEISSPTPSQPLPDVPSEAEQPKEDNVVELTARIARLEALLVGKK; encoded by the coding sequence ATGTATACACACCCACAGTTCGGGCAGAGCACGGCCGAAATTCAAATGCTGCGGCAACAGGCTGGCCGCTGGCTGCGTGCTCTTAGAGAGCGGGCGGGGATGAGCCAGCGCGAATTGGCCAAGGCGGTGGGCTTCGAATATTACACCTTTATTTCCCAGCTCGAAGGCGGCCGGGGGCGGCTTCCTCCGGCACAATATCTGGCATTTGCCGAGGCCCTCGACATTCCCCTGCACGATTTCGTGAAGACGCTGATGCGCTATTACGATCCGATCACTTATTATGCGCTGTTCGAGATTTCCTCGCCGACGCCGTCCCAGCCCCTTCCGGACGTGCCCAGCGAGGCTGAGCAGCCCAAAGAGGACAATGTGGTCGAACTGACGGCAAGGATTGCGCGGCTCGAGGCGCTGCTCGTCGGCAAGAAATGA